The following is a genomic window from Prevotella nigrescens.
CGATATGAATGGCATGTTTGCAAACTGTTCAGAGCTTGCCGCTTTAGACCTTTCTAATTTTAATACGGCAAACGTAACAGATATGACATCTATGTTCTCTGCTTGTACAGTACTTGCAGAACTAAAAGTTCCGAACTTTAACACGGAAAAAGTTGTTAGCATGTTTGGTATGTTTGCAAATAATAAAGCACTTACTTCGCTCGACCTCTCAAGTTTCAACACTCCAGAAGTAACAACTATGAAAGGTATGTTTTCCGGTTGCTCTGCATTAACTTCACTCAATATATCTAACTTCAATACTGCCAAAGTAACCGATATGTATGGAATGTTCTTCTCGTGCGAAGCACTACCTTCTCTCGATCTTTCCAATTTCGATACCGAAAAAGTAACCGATATGTACGGAATGTTCGCATATTGCAAGGCAATGAAATCGTTGAAGCTATCGAGCTTTGATACAAAGAACGTAAAAAACATGTCGTTTATGTTCTTCTATTGTTCTTCACTTCCAACACTCGATCTTTCCGGGTTCAATACAGAGAATGTAACCGATATGGGGGCTATGTTTAAGTATTGCCTTGAAATGGAAAAGATAGATGTATCTAAGTTCAATACAGAAAAGGTAACGAATATGCGCGGAATGTTCTCTGGCTGCAGAAAAATAACTTCTCTCGATCTTTCTCATTTCAATACGGAGAATGTAACCAACACAAACACAATGTTCTTTTCGTGTGATGCAATTACTTCGCTCAATCTTTCAAGCTTTAAGTTAGAGAAAGTAACCGATATGGGTTCAATGTTCTTTGCTTGCGAAGAAATGAAGACCATTTATTGCAACTACACATGGAAGTGTGCAGAATCTACAAGCATGTTCGCTTATTGTTCAAAGCTGAAAGGTGCTGTAGCTTACGATGAAAATAAAGTTGATGTACAAATGGCTAATCCTGAAACAGGATATTTCACCAAGAAGACACCAAGTGGAATTGAAAAGTCTGTAGATACTACCGATGCTAAGATTGTAGACATCTATTCGCTCGATGGCAAGAAGCACTCAGAATTGCAAAACGGAGTAAATATTGTTAGAATGAACAATGGTAAAATACAAAAAATAATGAAGTAAAAAAATAACAAATAAAGCCACCTCGCTCTTTTGCAAGGTGGCTTTATCATTGTACAGAATTTTAAATAGACGGCAATGATTCATAAAAAGGGACAAAACGACTTGTTATAATCTATCTTTCTCTTTATTGCCAGCACCCTTTCCTTTATATTTAGATTTAATGGTGTTGAAACTATAAGTTAATGTACATTCAATGGAACGAGTATTAGAGAACTTTTCCATCTCAATCTCTCGAACTCCACTATAAAGTGTGAAACAATTTTTACGAGCACTATTAAATATGTCGTTAATCATTAGCTTCATTTTCCAATTTTTCCCCAATTGTTTCATTAAGCCTGCATTAATTTGCCAAGTCTGCGCCATATCCATATTCTCTGCATTGCCTTTACTGCGCCAACTAAGATCAGCATTCAGCATACAAGTTGGTGTTAAAGAAATAATATTATTGAATTTAACAATGCCCATAAATCGATTGAAAGACTTTGTTTCTCCTTTATACATTTCTTTATAGAATGGAACAAACATTCCTACCATTAGAGCTGGATAATAACGCTTGAATTGTGGCGATACTTGCAATCCTATTTGTAATTCTGTCATTTTGTATTCAGAATTCATATTTTTAAATAAAGTAGCATTACCGTTACCATAATTCATTGCAGACGTAACTATCTTATCTGTTGTGTGTGCATAATTAAGCATAAGCATTGCCCAGCTATATTGTATATTGCACGAGATGTTATCTACGTATGATGGACGAAGATTTGGATTGCCACTTTGATAAAGATATTTATTTATATACGATACTCTCCCACCAAGTTGCGAATACAAAGGACGATTATATTTCTTAGTATAACTCAACTGTACCATTCCTCTGTTTATTGGCACCATCATCATTATTGTTGGAAAGAGTTTATTGTAGACACGAGATTGTTCCTCTATTTTTTGTTTGTTTTCATAGTAATTATTGTTTATATGTTCATAACGAACACCAATTTGGAAGTCTATCTTACCCAGTCGTTGCATCATTTCTATATATACGGCTGTGTTCATTTCCTTTATCAATGGGTTATTAGATGGAAGAACATTCCCTATATTCACAAAATTTTCATCACGATGGCTATCAGATATTTCAGTCCCTAAGTTTATTTGCCCTTTCAAAAAGGGGTGAGATAAATGGAACTCTCCAGCTAACATACGAGAAGAAATCTTATCCGTAGAAGTTATCGTCCGATTACTTATATTAAGATGAGTTTCGTTAATATTCTCATTACCTTTCGCATACTTCCATAATACATCAAAGGTAGTGTTTAAAGTCCATTTACCTATCTGATTGGTATAATATGCATCTATATTATGTGTAGTTATTTTGGCATTATTGTAGTCTACTACATTGTTATCATCGTCCAAAATATTGTTTATCCACGATTGTGTATTATATAACGAACAAAAATCCGTCGGATTATGAGAAACTTTATAGAACAATCCAAAAGCATGAACAGGCGAAATGGAATAATTAAATCCTAATCTGCCATCATACACTTTAGAAGTACCCTTTTGGTTCATATCAACATTTTGTGTATATTGCGATGCGAGCCATGTGTTCTGCAAATTGTAACTACTTCCTTTCGATTTTTTCCTCGAATATTCCAAATCGGCGAAGATATCGAGTTTATCAAGACGATAGTTTGCATTGATTATCTCTGAACCATTCAGATAGTCGCAATAGTTTAACTTCGTGGTGCTATCAAAAGCAAGACCTTCACCGGGTGCTCTTTCAGCCGTAATACGTATCACAGCATTGACAGTTGCATTGTAACGAGCACCAGGATTCATAACAACTTCCACCTTTTTAATTTTGTTCGATTTAAGTTGTTCCAACAAATTGTCATTATTCACCTTTCTCCCATTAATATACACTAAGGGCTTTCCTTTTCCGAATACTGCTATACCTTTAGAAGTTGTTACAATTCCAGGTAAACGCCCTAAGACATCGTTGGCATTACCTAAGTTTTCAAGAATGGTTCCTTTTATGGAAGTAACCAAAGCATCGCCTTCTACACGTGTTATCGGCCTGCGCAATGCAACTTCAACTCCTTCTAAGTTTGTTACTGCCGATGAGAGTGTTACAGATAATGGAGTGTTAGGCTTTGCA
Proteins encoded in this region:
- a CDS encoding BspA family leucine-rich repeat surface protein, which translates into the protein MKNNLLKTTCAVFSLLFTALFALPQQLHAQSKEAYVEKNLDKKVMTFYYDNQKSSRKGIVYSINEKQKTDSGTEIPAWAGNSQDGEKTTTTVVFDESFKDFRPVSTDYWFAQYTVLKEFKGIENLNTTDVTNMSHMFYHCDALPSVDLSHFNTAKVTDMNSMFSECASLTSLNLSTFDTKNVTDMNSMFNFCASLTSLNLSKFNTEKVKDMRAMFFCCTGLTSLDLSKFNTENVTDMGVMFFYCKGITSLNLSGFNTAKVTNMKGMFSGCSGLTSLDVSKFNTENVTTMNGMFASCVALTKLNLSSFNTANVTDMNGMFANCSELAALDLSNFNTANVTDMTSMFSACTVLAELKVPNFNTEKVVSMFGMFANNKALTSLDLSSFNTPEVTTMKGMFSGCSALTSLNISNFNTAKVTDMYGMFFSCEALPSLDLSNFDTEKVTDMYGMFAYCKAMKSLKLSSFDTKNVKNMSFMFFYCSSLPTLDLSGFNTENVTDMGAMFKYCLEMEKIDVSKFNTEKVTNMRGMFSGCRKITSLDLSHFNTENVTNTNTMFFSCDAITSLNLSSFKLEKVTDMGSMFFACEEMKTIYCNYTWKCAESTSMFAYCSKLKGAVAYDENKVDVQMANPETGYFTKKTPSGIEKSVDTTDAKIVDIYSLDGKKHSELQNGVNIVRMNNGKIQKIMK
- a CDS encoding outer membrane beta-barrel family protein gives rise to the protein MGKRNLFITAFLYILTLSMQAQENYYGKVVDNKQQPISFANVALLNANDSSFVTGVTTDEEGKFNLSKVSKGLLKISRIGYNDQIINAKPNTPLSVTLSSAVTNLEGVEVALRRPITRVEGDALVTSIKGTILENLGNANDVLGRLPGIVTTSKGIAVFGKGKPLVYINGRKVNNDNLLEQLKSNKIKKVEVVMNPGARYNATVNAVIRITAERAPGEGLAFDSTTKLNYCDYLNGSEIINANYRLDKLDIFADLEYSRKKSKGSSYNLQNTWLASQYTQNVDMNQKGTSKVYDGRLGFNYSISPVHAFGLFYKVSHNPTDFCSLYNTQSWINNILDDDNNVVDYNNAKITTHNIDAYYTNQIGKWTLNTTFDVLWKYAKGNENINETHLNISNRTITSTDKISSRMLAGEFHLSHPFLKGQINLGTEISDSHRDENFVNIGNVLPSNNPLIKEMNTAVYIEMMQRLGKIDFQIGVRYEHINNNYYENKQKIEEQSRVYNKLFPTIMMMVPINRGMVQLSYTKKYNRPLYSQLGGRVSYINKYLYQSGNPNLRPSYVDNISCNIQYSWAMLMLNYAHTTDKIVTSAMNYGNGNATLFKNMNSEYKMTELQIGLQVSPQFKRYYPALMVGMFVPFYKEMYKGETKSFNRFMGIVKFNNIISLTPTCMLNADLSWRSKGNAENMDMAQTWQINAGLMKQLGKNWKMKLMINDIFNSARKNCFTLYSGVREIEMEKFSNTRSIECTLTYSFNTIKSKYKGKGAGNKEKDRL